Proteins encoded within one genomic window of Lynx canadensis isolate LIC74 chromosome B4, mLynCan4.pri.v2, whole genome shotgun sequence:
- the LOC115519018 gene encoding keratin, type II cytoskeletal 5-like: MTQRSSVTIKSGGTRNFSASSASLLPGCRPSFSSVSVSQGGRSFGGGFGGGFGTRSLHNFGGSKRISISGGYRSNRASGGGAGYGLGLGGMGYRVGGAFGGYGFGAGMMPGSGGIQEVTVNQSLLTPLHLEIDPSLQRVRKEEREQIKTLNNKFASFIDKVRFLEQQNKVLETKWSLLQEHKTTRANIEPMFEAYISNLRRQLDCLGGERARLETELKNMQDVVEDFKNKYEEEINRRTVAENEFVVLKKDVDAAYMNKVELEAKVDALMDEINFLRAFYDAELAQLQAQISETSVVLSMDNNRKLDLDSIISEVKAQYEDIANRSRAEAESWYQIKYEELQRSAGRHGDDLRTTKMEISELNRVMQRLRSEIDNLKKQCTTLQNAIADAEQRGELALKDAKHKLAELEDALQKAKQDMARQLREYQELMNVKLALDIEIATYRKLLEGEECRLTGEGVGPVNISVVSSTGGTGYSAGGGGLCVAGGGYSSSLGYGGGGGFSSTSGRSMSGSSSSMRIISKTSSTKKSYRS, translated from the exons ATGACCCAACGATCTTCTGTCACCATCAAGTCAGGAGGCACTCGGAACTTCAGTGCTTCCTCGGCCAGCCTCCTCCCAGGCTGCCGGCCCAGCTTCagctctgtctccgtctcccaGGGTGGAAGGAGCTTCGGGGGTGGATTTGGGGGTGGCTTCGGGACCAGGAGCCTCCACAACTTTGGAGGCAGCAAGAGAATCTCCATCAGTGGAGGCTACCGCTCCAACCGGGCCAGCGGTGGGGGCGCTGGCTATGGGCTGGGTCTCGGAGGCATGGGCTACAGGGTTGGGGGAGCCTTCGGTGGGTATGGATTTGGAGCTGGGATGATGCCTGGCTCTGGGGGCATCCAGGAGGTCACCGTCAACCAAAGCCTCCTGACCCCCCTCCACCTGGAGATAGATCCCTCTCTCCAGCGGGTAcgaaaggaggagagggaacagATCAAGACCCTCAACAACAAGTTTGCCTCCTTCATTGACAAG GTGCGGTTCTTGGAGCAGCAGAACAAGGTCCTGGAGACCAAATGGAGCCTCCTGCAGGAGCATAAAACCACCAGGGCCAATATCGAGCCCATGTTTGAAGCCTACATCAGCAACCTGAGGCGGCAGCTGGACTGCCTGGGTGGAGAGCGGGCACGGCTAGAGACGGAGCTCAAGAACATGCAGGATGTGGTGGAAGACTTCAAGAACAA GTACGAAGAAGAAATCAACAGGCGCACGGTAGCAGAGAACGAGTTTGTGGTGCTCAAGAAG GACGTGGATGCTGCCTACATGAACAAGGTGGAGTTGGAGGCCAAGGTGGATGCCTTAATGGATGAAATCAACTTCCTGAGAGCTTTCTATGATGCG GAACTGGCTCAGCTTCAGGCCCAGATCTCAGAAACCTCCGTGGTGCTGTCCATGGACAACAACCGCAAGCTGGACCTGGACAGCATCATCTCTGAGGTCAAGGCCCAGTATGAGGACATCGCCAACCGCAGCCGGGCCGAGGCCGAGTCCTGGTACCAGATCAAG TACGAGGAGCTGCAGCGGTCTGCTGGCCGCCACGGGGACGACCTCCGTACCACCAAGATGGAGATCTCCGAGCTGAACCGTGTGATGCAGAGGCTGCGCTCTGAGATTGATAACCTGAAGAAACAG TGTACCACACTCCAGAACGCAATCGCTGATGCCGAGCAGCGCGGGGAGCTGGCCCTCAAGGACGCCAAGCACAAGCTGGCCGAGCTGGAGGATGCCCTGCAAAAGGCCAAGCAGGACATGGCCCGGCAGCTGCGGGAGTACCAGGAGCTCATGAACGTCAAGCTGGCCCTGGACATTGAGATCGCCACCTACCGCAAGCTGCTGGAGGGCGAGGAGTGCAG ACTCACTGGGGAAGGTGTCGGACCTGTGAACATCT CCGTGGTCTCCTCCACCGGAGGCACAGGCTACAGTGCAGGTGGCGGTGGCCTCTGTGTGGCCGGAGGCGGCTACAGCAGCAGCCTGGGCTACGGCGGGGGCGGCGGCTTTAGCTCCACCAGTGGCCGCAGCATGAGTGGCAGCAGCTCCAGCATGCGTATCATCTCCAAGACGTCATCCACCAAGAAGAGTTACAGGAGCTAA
- the LOC115518122 gene encoding keratin, type II cytoskeletal 75, whose product MSRQSSITFQTGSRRGFSTASATTPATGRSRFSSVSVTRSTGGSAGLGRMSSAGAGFGSRSLYNLGGTRRVSIGGCGGSFRSGFGGRAGSGFGVASGFGNGGGAGGGYGASGFPVCPPGGIQEVTVNQSLLTPLNLQIDPSIQRVRKEEREQIKTLNNKFASFIDKVRFLEQQNKVLETKWELLQEQGSKTVRQNLEPFFEAYINDLRRQLDSVTTERGRLDAELRNMQDIVEDFKVRYEDEINKRTTAENEFVALKKDVDSAYMNKVELEAKVNSLTDEINFLRMLFEAELSQMQTQVSDTSVVLSMDNNRSLDLDSIIAEVKAQYEDIANRSRAEAESWYQTKYEELQVTAGRHGDDLRNTKQEISEMNRMIQRLRAEIDSVKKQCSSLQTAIADAEQRGELALKDARAKLVELEEALQKAKQDMARLLREYQELMNVKLALDVEIATYRKLLEGEECRLSGEGVSPVNISVVTSTVSSGYGGGSSTGGGSLGLGGGSGYSFTTSTGHNLGAGLGGSSFSASSSRGLGGSGSSVKFVSTTSSSRKSYKH is encoded by the exons ATGTCCAGGCAGTCCAGCATCACCTTCCAGACCGGCAGCCGCAGGGGCTTCAGCACAGCCTCGGCCACCACCCCTGCCACCGGCCGCTCCCGCTTCAGCTCCGTCTCCGTGACCCGCTCCACGGGAGGCAGCGCGGGGCTGGGAAGAATGAGCAGCGCTGGGGCAGGCTTCGGGAGCCGCAGCCTCTACAACCTGGGGGGCACCAGGCGGGTCTCCATCGGGGGGTGCGGCGGCAGCTTCCGGAGTGGCTTTGGCGGCAGGGCCGGCAGCGGGTTTGGGGTCGCCAGTGGATTTGGCAATGGGGGCGGAGCCGGAGGAGGCTATGGGGCCTCGGGCTTCCCCGTCTGCCCCCCTGGAGGCATCCAAGAGGTCACCGTCAACCAGAGCCTCCTGACTCCCCTCAACCTACAAATTGACCCCTCCATCCAGCGGGTGCGGAAAGAGGAGCGGGAGCAGATCAAGACCCTCAACAACAAGTTCGCCTCCTTCATTGACAAG GTGCGGTTCCTGGAGCAGCAGAACAAGGTCTTGGAGACCAAGTGGGAGCTCCTCCAAGAGCAGGGCTCCAAGACGGTGAGGCAGAACCTGGAGCCCTTCTTCGAGGCCTACATCAATGACCTCCGCCGGCAGCTGGACAGCGTCACCACTGAGAGGGGCAGGCTGGACGCTGAGCTGAGGAATATGCAGGATATTGTGGAAGATTTCAAAGTCAG GTACGAGGATGAAATTAACAAGCGCACCACTGCTGAGAATGAGTTTGTGGCCCTGAAGAAG GACGTGGACTCAGCCTACATGAACAAGGTGGAACTGGAGGCCAAGGTCAATTCTCTGACAGACGAGATCAACTTCTTACGGATGCTCTTTGAGGCG GAGCTGTCCCAGATGCAGACCCAGGTCAGTGACACATCTGTGGTCCTGTCCATGGACAACAACCGCAGCCTTGACCTGGACAGCATCATCGCTGAGGTCAAGGCTCAGTATGAGGACATTGCCAACCGCAGCCGGGCCGAGGCTGAGTCCTGGTACCAGACCAAG TACGAGGAGCTGCAGGTCACAGCGGGCCGGCACGGGGATGATCTCCGCAACACCAAGCAAGAGATCTCGGAGATGAACCGGATGATCCAGAGGCTGAGAGCCGAGATCGACAGCGTCAAGAAGCAG TGTTCCAGCCTGCAAACGGCCATTGCTGACGCAGAACAGCGTGGAGAGCTGGCCCTCAAGGACGCGCGAGCCAAGCTAGTAGAGCTGGAGGAGGCCCTGCAGAAGGCCAAGCAGGACATGGCCCGGCTGCTGCGGGAGTACCAGGAGCTCATGAACGTGAAGCTGGCCCTGGATGTGGAGATTGCCACCTACCGCAAGCTGCTGGAGGGCGAGGAATGCAG GCTGAGTGGTGAGGGTGTTTCTCCAGTTAACATCT ctgtggtcacctccaccGTTTCCAGTGGCTATGGCGGTGGTAGCAGCACTGGAGGTGGAAGCCTGGGTCTAGGTGGGGGCAGCGGCTACTCCTTCACCACCAGCACCGGGCACAACCTGGGGgcaggcctgggtggctccagctTCAGTGCCAGTAGCAGCCGGGGCCTCGGGGGCAGTGGCTCCAGTGTCAAGTTTGTCTCCACCACATCCTCCAGCCGGAAGAGCTACAAGCATTAA